One genomic region from Gemmatimonas sp. UBA7669 encodes:
- a CDS encoding creatininase family protein — protein MITRRLRRSFVPAAWCAAALTGLAASAGAQAPTRPAPDPRSMGGGNCAQNSYNCRDTPNPLPAANTVWMEEMTWMDVRDAIKAGKTTVIVTTGGMEPNGPWLVTGKHNYVLHTNCEAIARKLGNALCAPIVKFVPEGSVEPPTGHMTSPGTISMREGTFRMLLTDIVTSLKAHGFEKIILIGDSGGNQGGQRAVADSLTAIWKGAPIVAHVQEYYDYARVSEHMKSKGLVEGASDNLHDDVIITLNMMIDDPKSVRYAERVKAGKATINGVSIADKKKAEAWAKEIVEFRATVTVEAINKAIANKGTLPAPPRNRGG, from the coding sequence ATGATTACGCGACGCCTGCGTCGTTCGTTCGTCCCGGCCGCGTGGTGCGCGGCGGCACTGACCGGACTGGCCGCCTCAGCCGGGGCCCAGGCGCCCACGCGTCCTGCGCCCGATCCGCGCAGCATGGGTGGTGGCAACTGCGCGCAGAACAGCTACAACTGCCGAGACACGCCCAATCCGTTGCCGGCCGCCAACACCGTGTGGATGGAAGAGATGACCTGGATGGATGTGCGTGATGCCATCAAGGCCGGCAAGACCACGGTGATTGTCACCACGGGTGGCATGGAGCCCAACGGCCCGTGGCTGGTGACGGGCAAGCACAACTACGTGCTGCACACCAACTGCGAAGCCATTGCCCGCAAGCTGGGCAACGCGCTGTGCGCGCCCATCGTGAAGTTCGTGCCCGAGGGCAGCGTGGAACCGCCCACGGGACACATGACCTCACCCGGCACCATCAGCATGCGTGAGGGCACGTTCCGCATGCTGCTCACCGACATCGTGACCAGCCTCAAGGCGCATGGTTTCGAGAAGATCATTCTCATTGGCGACAGCGGCGGCAACCAGGGCGGGCAGCGCGCGGTGGCCGATTCCCTTACGGCCATCTGGAAGGGCGCGCCCATCGTGGCGCATGTGCAGGAGTACTACGACTACGCGCGTGTGTCGGAGCACATGAAGAGCAAGGGCCTGGTGGAAGGCGCGTCGGACAACCTGCACGACGACGTGATCATCACGCTCAACATGATGATCGACGACCCGAAGAGTGTGCGCTACGCCGAGCGTGTGAAGGCCGGCAAGGCGACCATCAACGGCGTGTCGATTGCGGACAAGAAGAAGGCCGAGGCCTGGGCGAAGGAGATCGTGGAGTTCCGCGCGACGGTGACGGTGGAGGCGATCAACAAGGCGATTGCGAACAAGGGGACCCTGCCGGCGCCGCCGAGGAATAGGGGTGGGTGA
- a CDS encoding DUF4411 family protein, whose amino-acid sequence MTDEISKPVYVIDTCSLTELKNKYPQKAFPSVWDLVEALAGEGRLISVEEVAVEIDAVADEVTEWAKAHESIFVELDEKLQLATRVVLAKFPNLIDVKKRKSSADPFVIALALLREATVVTQEKPSGGPGKVKIPDVCQRLGIPCIPLLTMLLNEGLGS is encoded by the coding sequence GTGACAGACGAGATCTCAAAGCCTGTCTACGTCATCGACACCTGCTCTCTCACTGAACTCAAGAACAAGTACCCACAGAAGGCGTTCCCGTCTGTCTGGGACCTTGTCGAAGCCCTTGCGGGCGAGGGGCGCCTCATTTCAGTCGAAGAGGTCGCGGTGGAGATTGATGCCGTGGCCGATGAGGTGACTGAGTGGGCAAAGGCGCACGAATCAATCTTTGTCGAACTTGACGAGAAGCTCCAGCTGGCAACCAGAGTCGTTCTCGCGAAGTTTCCGAACCTCATCGATGTAAAGAAAAGAAAGTCTAGCGCTGATCCATTTGTCATTGCGCTAGCTCTTTTGCGGGAGGCAACTGTTGTCACTCAAGAGAAGCCCAGCGGAGGCCCCGGTAAGGTGAAGATCCCGGATGTCTGTCAGAGACTCGGCATCCCTTGCATCCCGCTTCTCACGATGCTTCTGAACGAAGGGCTCGGGTCGTAG
- a CDS encoding ImmA/IrrE family metallo-endopeptidase, producing MPFATFFLPEPPHGITRIPKDLRRHAGGVEEEVDSNILLDVRGSWERREIALELLASSGGRAVRFGFSATISEDPEESGARLREVLGVELEEQVRWRDGRIGFNRLRAAAEGAGVLVLQTSDIELSALRAYSLAADELPVVVVNRKDAYAARSFSLLHELAHIGLKSEGICDLSTDSSMPPEEQQLEVFCNAVAAAALIPRDALLRLPDVRRHDGQTWDDAAIASLAKTFSCSREAILRRLLTFGLTTERFYQQKRSQWQLEYESRPAPGGFVPPPIDAVSLLGRPLVRLVLDGLSNDRITTSDAADYLGVRSKHLPAIADAVGANDS from the coding sequence GTGCCGTTCGCGACCTTCTTTTTGCCAGAGCCGCCTCACGGCATAACCAGAATCCCCAAAGACCTGCGGCGGCACGCCGGGGGAGTCGAAGAAGAAGTCGACTCGAACATACTTCTCGACGTCCGTGGTTCTTGGGAACGCCGAGAGATCGCTCTAGAGCTCCTCGCGAGCTCTGGGGGGCGCGCGGTCAGATTCGGCTTCAGTGCGACGATCTCAGAAGACCCTGAGGAAAGCGGAGCTCGGCTGCGAGAGGTGCTTGGCGTCGAACTTGAGGAGCAGGTGCGCTGGCGCGATGGTCGCATCGGCTTCAACAGGTTGCGCGCCGCCGCAGAGGGCGCAGGAGTGCTTGTACTTCAAACCTCCGACATCGAACTGTCCGCGCTACGCGCCTACTCGTTGGCGGCCGATGAGCTGCCCGTAGTCGTTGTAAACCGAAAGGATGCGTATGCGGCTCGGTCGTTCTCGCTGCTGCATGAGCTTGCTCACATCGGGCTCAAATCAGAGGGCATCTGCGACCTCTCCACTGATTCCTCAATGCCTCCCGAGGAGCAACAACTTGAGGTCTTCTGCAATGCGGTGGCGGCGGCTGCACTTATCCCCAGAGATGCGCTACTCCGCTTGCCAGACGTTCGACGCCACGACGGACAGACGTGGGATGACGCGGCGATTGCCAGTCTTGCCAAGACCTTTTCCTGCAGCCGCGAGGCGATTCTTCGTCGCCTTCTCACATTTGGACTCACAACGGAGAGGTTCTACCAACAGAAGAGGTCGCAGTGGCAGCTCGAATACGAGAGCCGGCCAGCGCCTGGCGGCTTTGTTCCGCCCCCCATTGACGCCGTAAGCTTGCTCGGGCGTCCCTTAGTTCGCTTGGTGCTTGACGGGCTTTCGAACGATCGCATCACGACGTCGGACGCGGCGGACTATCTGGGTGTTCGCTCAAAGCACTTGCCGGCGATCGCTGACGCCGTCGGGGCAAACGATTCGTGA